A part of Maridesulfovibrio hydrothermalis AM13 = DSM 14728 genomic DNA contains:
- a CDS encoding PTS sugar transporter subunit IIA — MGTESSKIGIVLVTHGNFGQALVEAAELIVGPQDFILSLSVDVSHGIDAAVESLKENIAKVSNGVGVLVLTDMFGGTPTNLSLSLLQGDDIEVVTGASLPMLLKALQKRNDSLEVLAEEVRKAGIKGIVIAGEMLRKRTSKG, encoded by the coding sequence ATGGGCACTGAATCAAGTAAAATCGGAATAGTACTGGTTACCCATGGTAACTTCGGACAGGCGCTTGTTGAAGCGGCTGAACTCATTGTCGGGCCGCAGGATTTTATCTTGTCTCTCAGTGTTGATGTCAGTCACGGTATTGACGCTGCTGTAGAATCTTTGAAAGAGAATATTGCTAAAGTTTCCAACGGGGTTGGAGTTCTGGTTCTAACCGATATGTTTGGTGGGACTCCCACAAACCTGAGCCTTTCTCTTCTTCAGGGGGATGATATCGAAGTAGTGACCGGTGCCAGCCTGCCTATGCTTTTGAAAGCTTTGCAGAAGCGAAATGATTCTCTTGAGGTTTTGGCTGAAGAAGTTCGCAAGGCCGGGATCAAAGGGATTGTAATTGCCGGCGAAATGCTGCGAAAAAGAACTTCCAAGGGTTAG
- the rapZ gene encoding RNase adapter RapZ, translating to MDSTDSFPVIIVSGLSGAGKSTVLKVFEDLRFFCVDGLPASMLPRLVKLFTGRDRMYRGLVLGMDLRQMDFVDQWEHTCAELTEEGITPSLLFLECRLPELVRRFATTRRPHPLESKKLGLEQALEEEKELLTPLREEADLVIDTTTYSIHDLRRSIQDKWSELTEKSSGLRVHVMSFGFKHDVPTEADMVMDLRFLPNPYFDIELRPLSGKDSAISKYVLGSEPGSIFIEKYLDFLQYILPLYEDEGRYRLTIAVGCTGGRHRSVAVAERVFATLKDNGYSATLEHKHIHLT from the coding sequence GTGGATAGTACAGACTCGTTTCCGGTGATTATTGTAAGCGGACTTTCCGGAGCAGGTAAATCTACTGTTTTGAAAGTCTTTGAAGATCTACGGTTCTTCTGCGTAGACGGGCTTCCGGCAAGCATGCTTCCGAGGCTCGTTAAGCTTTTTACAGGCCGTGACAGAATGTATCGCGGGCTTGTTTTAGGTATGGACCTCAGGCAGATGGATTTTGTTGATCAGTGGGAACATACCTGCGCAGAACTGACAGAAGAAGGCATAACTCCAAGTTTGCTTTTTCTTGAATGCAGGTTGCCGGAATTAGTAAGAAGATTTGCCACCACCCGTCGGCCACATCCTTTGGAGTCTAAAAAACTCGGGCTGGAGCAGGCTCTTGAGGAAGAAAAAGAGTTGCTGACCCCCTTACGGGAAGAGGCCGATTTAGTTATTGATACCACAACTTATTCTATCCATGACCTTCGGCGCAGTATACAGGACAAGTGGTCTGAGCTGACCGAAAAGTCCTCTGGCCTTAGAGTTCACGTCATGTCTTTCGGATTTAAACATGATGTGCCTACAGAGGCTGACATGGTCATGGATTTGAGATTTTTGCCTAATCCGTATTTTGATATTGAACTGCGGCCTTTGTCCGGGAAAGATTCAGCTATCTCCAAGTATGTTCTCGGTTCTGAACCGGGGTCAATTTTTATTGAGAAATATTTGGATTTCCTTCAGTATATCCTTCCTCTTTACGAAGACGAAGGGAGGTACAGACTCACTATCGCTGTAGGTTGTACCGGCGGCAGGCATCGCTCTGTTGCTGTTGCCGAAAGGGTATTTGCCACACTTAAGGATAACGGTTACTCTGCTACACTTGAGCATAAGCATATTCATTTGACATAA
- a CDS encoding HDIG domain-containing metalloprotein, translated as MISRKEAFKLLQDNTPEEKLIQHALESEAVLGALAEKLGKDIELWSITGLLHDLDYSTTSKTPEQHGLVSAEMLNGKLPDSAIQAIKAHNEMTGVQAKTEFDYALRCGETITGLIHANALIRPEKIKGMKAKSLKKKMKAKAFAASVNRDIIKECEKIGLDINEFFTLSIKAIEEVAPEVGLT; from the coding sequence ATGATATCACGCAAGGAAGCATTTAAACTATTACAAGACAACACTCCTGAAGAAAAACTAATACAACATGCCCTTGAGTCAGAAGCAGTACTCGGAGCACTTGCGGAAAAGTTGGGAAAAGATATTGAGCTTTGGTCAATCACTGGATTACTTCATGATTTGGACTACAGCACTACATCCAAAACACCTGAGCAGCATGGACTAGTTTCCGCAGAAATGCTTAACGGCAAACTTCCTGATAGTGCAATTCAAGCTATTAAAGCGCATAACGAAATGACTGGAGTGCAAGCTAAGACAGAATTTGACTACGCACTCCGTTGCGGGGAAACTATAACAGGGCTTATCCATGCAAATGCACTTATACGTCCCGAAAAAATAAAAGGTATGAAAGCTAAGAGCCTCAAGAAAAAAATGAAAGCCAAAGCGTTTGCAGCAAGCGTAAACCGTGACATCATCAAAGAATGTGAAAAGATAGGGCTTGATATCAACGAATTCTTCACACTTTCAATCAAAGCAATAGAAGAAGTTGCCCCTGAAGTCGGCCTGACATAG
- a CDS encoding ABC transporter ATP-binding protein, translating to MTTTILEIKNLTTSFATPTGVIKAVDNASLDLGQGETLAIVGESGCGKTVLSLSVMGLIPDPPGRITSGQVIYQGQDLVQFSKKQLQKIRGNQLSMIFQEPMTSLNPVFKIGDQIGETLRLHKNLDKNDARQAAIDALKLVGIPNPHKRVDNFPHELSGGMRQRVMIAMALACSPEILIADEPTTALDVTIQAQILRLLDEMKHRMNGSLMLITHDLGVVARVASRVAVMYAGQLVECANIIEIFKDPLHPYTKGLLASVPKLGSRAELTPIPGNVPALGNLPRGCRFHPRCKFAFDRCKEQEPIIQNKDDRQIRCWLHS from the coding sequence ATGACCACAACAATATTAGAAATAAAGAATCTGACCACATCTTTTGCAACTCCAACCGGAGTCATCAAAGCTGTGGATAATGCGAGTCTCGACTTAGGGCAAGGAGAAACTTTAGCAATCGTAGGTGAATCCGGCTGCGGAAAGACCGTCCTATCTTTATCAGTAATGGGTCTTATCCCAGATCCTCCGGGCAGAATTACTTCCGGACAAGTGATTTATCAAGGGCAAGATCTTGTACAGTTCTCTAAAAAACAATTACAAAAAATCAGAGGCAATCAACTTTCAATGATTTTTCAGGAACCCATGACATCACTCAATCCTGTTTTCAAAATTGGTGATCAAATTGGCGAAACACTCAGGCTGCACAAGAATCTTGATAAAAATGATGCAAGGCAAGCTGCAATAGATGCGCTCAAATTAGTCGGAATTCCTAATCCGCATAAACGTGTTGATAATTTTCCCCACGAACTTAGCGGCGGAATGCGTCAGCGAGTCATGATTGCCATGGCACTTGCCTGCTCACCGGAAATTCTAATCGCAGATGAACCGACAACAGCTCTTGATGTAACAATTCAGGCCCAGATATTACGTCTGCTTGATGAAATGAAACATAGAATGAACGGCTCACTTATGCTTATCACTCATGATTTAGGAGTTGTTGCCAGAGTAGCCTCAAGAGTCGCAGTAATGTATGCGGGACAACTGGTAGAGTGCGCCAATATTATTGAAATATTCAAAGATCCTCTCCATCCATATACGAAAGGTCTTCTGGCCTCTGTTCCAAAACTTGGCAGCCGCGCTGAACTTACTCCCATCCCGGGAAATGTTCCGGCACTCGGCAACCTTCCGCGAGGTTGCCGTTTTCATCCCCGCTGTAAATTTGCTTTTGATCGCTGCAAAGAACAGGAACCAATAATACAAAACAAAGATGACAGGCAAATACGCTGCTGGCTGCATTCTTAA
- the dapA gene encoding 4-hydroxy-tetrahydrodipicolinate synthase has product MTFQGAFTALVTPFKNGEIDQDAYRELIEWQIEQGINGLVPCGTTGEAATMTHDEQGEVIRICVEQAKGRVPVIAGAGSNNTKEAVNLTQLAKQAGADATLQITPYYNKPTPAGLLAHFKALSAEASMPFILYNVPGRTGLNALPETVAMIANEVPDVVGIKEATANLIQCSDVIEQCPEGFVIFSGDDFTVLPLMSIGGHGVISVVSNIAPKMMSDMCAAFKAGDIAKAKELHYKMQPLNRAMFMETNPIPVKTSLGMMGKLEASFRLPIVPLMSDNEIKLKTVLKENGII; this is encoded by the coding sequence ATGACTTTCCAAGGAGCATTCACTGCTCTGGTCACTCCGTTCAAGAACGGAGAGATTGATCAGGACGCATACCGTGAACTGATCGAATGGCAGATTGAACAAGGAATCAACGGTCTTGTCCCGTGCGGAACGACCGGTGAAGCGGCTACAATGACCCATGACGAACAAGGTGAGGTTATTAGAATCTGTGTCGAGCAGGCCAAGGGACGTGTCCCGGTCATCGCCGGCGCGGGTTCAAACAATACTAAAGAAGCCGTAAACCTGACTCAGCTTGCTAAACAGGCAGGCGCAGATGCCACCCTCCAGATTACACCATACTATAATAAACCGACTCCTGCAGGATTGCTTGCCCATTTTAAAGCTCTTTCAGCAGAAGCATCCATGCCTTTCATTCTTTATAATGTCCCCGGAAGAACAGGACTGAATGCCCTGCCCGAAACCGTGGCCATGATTGCAAATGAAGTCCCGGATGTTGTCGGCATAAAGGAAGCAACTGCAAACCTTATTCAGTGCTCCGATGTCATTGAGCAATGCCCTGAAGGATTCGTAATATTTTCGGGCGACGACTTCACAGTATTACCGCTTATGTCCATTGGCGGGCATGGCGTAATATCTGTTGTATCTAATATTGCCCCTAAAATGATGTCTGACATGTGCGCAGCATTTAAAGCTGGCGACATAGCCAAAGCTAAAGAACTGCACTACAAAATGCAGCCGCTTAACAGAGCAATGTTCATGGAAACCAACCCAATTCCGGTAAAAACATCACTCGGAATGATGGGCAAACTTGAAGCATCCTTCAGACTACCGATAGTACCGCTCATGAGCGATAATGAAATTAAGCTCAAAACGGTTCTCAAAGAAAACGGTATTATTTAG
- a CDS encoding PTS sugar transporter subunit IIB, translating into MQWVRIDNRLVHGQIIETWLPYTHAKHIIVANDAVAGDDLQQQIMSLAIPQSVACSFSTVAGLSGKIMSVSDGASGGVIILFSSCADVRRALDAGFKFNSINIGNIHYGPGKKQISPSVALSSDDESCLQYFKGQGIELDFRCVPNDPVQVRFA; encoded by the coding sequence ATGCAGTGGGTGCGAATAGACAACAGGCTGGTTCATGGTCAGATTATTGAAACATGGTTACCGTACACCCACGCTAAGCATATAATCGTGGCGAATGATGCGGTGGCAGGTGATGATTTGCAGCAGCAGATCATGTCACTTGCTATTCCGCAATCGGTCGCATGCTCTTTTTCAACTGTAGCCGGCTTGAGTGGTAAAATTATGAGCGTATCTGATGGCGCAAGCGGGGGGGTGATTATATTATTTTCATCCTGTGCTGATGTTCGTCGCGCTCTTGATGCCGGTTTTAAATTTAATTCAATTAATATTGGCAATATTCATTACGGTCCCGGTAAGAAGCAGATTTCTCCAAGTGTGGCTCTCAGTTCCGATGACGAGTCCTGTCTGCAATATTTTAAGGGGCAGGGCATTGAACTTGATTTCCGTTGTGTGCCTAATGATCCTGTACAGGTGAGGTTCGCATGA
- a CDS encoding PEGA domain-containing protein: MKIRFLAAVLGLAFAAGCAPVVKMQSVPVSTNPMGATVYVDGKVACTAPCTVDLPRNADHILTLKKDQFRQQDVIIKRIYQQEKVMMNAFSRGMQSSSMAVGDKTAWGITQGVNSIDAQEQTGDAYVLSPSAVSVRLIPLTPQANYEMTGSTTPDIQSLTQTDRNQISYILENLKSGSRFNWTNNQTGIKYVVKAGNVLSGYNAPTRAFTLIMTSGGQSSTYDAKASRAGNGKWEILGNGASTSMLTDDRSNVDAATPSKMDSTTFLKDAATAGALTVPTIHGGVTGKSGSSSESWSGGSYTKKSSETKVKGSVSVNPAQALQALDSLVNGK, translated from the coding sequence ATGAAGATTAGATTTTTAGCAGCTGTTCTCGGTCTTGCTTTTGCGGCTGGGTGTGCCCCGGTGGTAAAGATGCAGTCTGTACCTGTTTCAACAAATCCTATGGGGGCGACGGTTTATGTAGATGGCAAAGTTGCCTGCACAGCTCCATGCACAGTCGACCTTCCTAGGAATGCCGACCATATTCTTACTCTAAAAAAAGATCAGTTTCGTCAGCAGGATGTTATCATCAAGAGGATATATCAGCAGGAAAAAGTTATGATGAATGCTTTTTCTCGTGGAATGCAGTCGTCATCAATGGCAGTAGGGGATAAAACCGCATGGGGGATAACTCAGGGAGTTAATTCAATTGATGCACAAGAGCAGACCGGGGATGCTTATGTTCTTTCGCCATCGGCTGTATCTGTACGTTTAATTCCGCTTACACCTCAAGCCAATTACGAAATGACTGGCTCAACCACGCCTGATATCCAAAGCCTCACTCAGACAGACCGCAACCAGATCAGCTACATTCTGGAAAACCTGAAATCCGGTTCGCGGTTTAACTGGACTAACAATCAGACTGGAATAAAATATGTGGTCAAGGCTGGTAACGTGCTTTCGGGCTATAATGCTCCAACCAGAGCGTTTACTCTTATCATGACTTCTGGTGGTCAAAGTTCGACCTATGATGCTAAAGCCAGTCGTGCAGGAAATGGCAAGTGGGAAATTCTCGGGAACGGTGCTTCCACATCTATGCTCACTGATGATCGTTCGAATGTTGACGCCGCAACTCCATCAAAAATGGATTCCACGACTTTTTTGAAAGATGCAGCAACCGCCGGGGCGTTGACTGTTCCAACTATTCACGGTGGAGTGACAGGGAAAAGTGGGTCTTCAAGTGAGTCATGGAGTGGGGGAAGTTATACCAAGAAGTCTTCTGAGACGAAGGTGAAGGGAAGTGTCAGTGTTAACCCTGCTCAAGCGCTACAGGCCCTAGATTCTCTTGTGAATGGAAAGTAG
- a CDS encoding MoaD/ThiS family protein, which translates to MKITLLCYATFAEKSPKDSENFPIAEGETVHGVLDRVGIPIDEVKIIFINGVSSAIDAALSDGDRVGVFPAVGGG; encoded by the coding sequence ATGAAAATCACACTTCTTTGCTACGCCACTTTTGCTGAGAAGAGTCCAAAGGATTCTGAAAATTTCCCTATCGCTGAAGGGGAGACCGTTCATGGAGTATTGGACAGGGTGGGGATACCCATTGATGAAGTTAAGATCATTTTTATTAATGGAGTATCATCAGCTATTGATGCCGCGTTATCGGATGGTGACAGGGTCGGAGTTTTTCCGGCTGTGGGTGGAGGTTGA
- a CDS encoding manganese-dependent inorganic pyrophosphatase: MSIIAVGHKNPDTDTVASAIAIADLWSKVKEETKAVAQGEVAPETAFVLEKFGCAAPEIMTDATDQKVILVDHSDIAQSMDNLDKGEVVAVVDHHKLGDVTTPNPLEMWVWPVGCTGTVINAMYKFYNVEVPKNIAGVLLCAILSDTVMFKSVTCTDADKTAVEELAKIAGVADVMALGMEMFNVKSAVAGASMNDLIFRDYKDFDMSGKKVGIGQLEVVDLTVFDEIKDGLYAELEKVKADGRHSCFLLLTDIMKEGSEMLIVSDDPSIVEKAFGVAPEGTKVYLEGVMSRKKQVVPNFEKAFSA, translated from the coding sequence ATGAGTATTATTGCTGTAGGACACAAAAACCCCGATACCGATACCGTTGCATCCGCAATCGCGATCGCTGACCTCTGGTCCAAAGTTAAAGAAGAAACTAAAGCTGTTGCACAGGGTGAAGTTGCTCCTGAGACTGCTTTCGTACTTGAAAAATTCGGTTGCGCTGCTCCCGAAATCATGACTGACGCTACTGACCAGAAAGTTATCCTCGTTGACCACTCTGACATCGCTCAGTCCATGGACAACCTTGATAAAGGTGAAGTTGTTGCAGTTGTTGATCACCACAAACTTGGTGACGTAACTACACCTAACCCTCTTGAAATGTGGGTATGGCCTGTTGGTTGCACAGGTACTGTTATCAATGCAATGTACAAATTCTACAACGTAGAAGTTCCTAAAAACATTGCTGGTGTTCTTCTTTGCGCTATCCTTTCCGATACCGTAATGTTCAAGTCCGTAACTTGCACCGATGCTGATAAAACAGCAGTTGAAGAACTTGCTAAAATTGCAGGCGTTGCTGACGTTATGGCTCTCGGAATGGAAATGTTCAATGTGAAGTCTGCTGTTGCAGGTGCTTCCATGAACGATCTGATCTTCCGTGACTACAAAGATTTTGATATGTCCGGCAAAAAAGTTGGTATTGGCCAGCTTGAAGTTGTTGACCTGACTGTTTTCGACGAAATCAAAGATGGTCTCTACGCTGAACTCGAAAAAGTTAAAGCAGACGGCCGTCACAGCTGTTTCCTGCTTCTGACTGACATCATGAAAGAAGGTTCTGAAATGCTTATCGTTTCTGACGATCCTTCTATCGTTGAAAAAGCATTCGGTGTTGCTCCTGAAGGTACCAAAGTATACCTTGAAGGCGTAATGAGCCGTAAAAAGCAGGTTGTACCTAACTTTGAGAAAGCTTTCTCCGCATAA
- a CDS encoding PTS sugar transporter subunit IIC: MGCAGWFFFAVFSLFRFTINPGLLERPLVVGALWGAVTGDYATSLKIAVFFELFWLDNIPAGTYIPPHILAPTFAALALSTSFAFTEARQVMVILLACLPLARIGSWMDYSLRYWHNRGHNKLLNWARKGKAGDELPQKLIFQSIFRTFFTSWLFFWTSTLILHYILRIFFHKWGPVVAAVEMKWSFLWIAASLGGLLALRLRKAYATFVFGVAFFGFIILAGVA, translated from the coding sequence ATGGGTTGCGCTGGTTGGTTTTTTTTTGCAGTTTTTTCGCTGTTTCGATTTACCATAAATCCGGGGTTGCTCGAACGCCCTCTGGTCGTAGGTGCACTATGGGGAGCTGTAACCGGAGATTACGCCACAAGCCTTAAAATCGCCGTTTTTTTTGAATTGTTCTGGCTTGATAACATCCCTGCCGGCACATATATTCCACCTCATATTCTGGCTCCAACCTTTGCCGCTTTGGCACTCAGCACTTCATTTGCTTTTACTGAAGCCCGGCAGGTCATGGTAATCCTGCTGGCCTGCCTTCCTCTGGCCAGAATCGGGTCTTGGATGGATTATTCTCTCAGGTACTGGCATAATAGAGGCCATAACAAGCTTCTGAACTGGGCGCGTAAGGGAAAAGCAGGTGATGAGCTGCCGCAAAAGCTTATTTTTCAATCTATTTTCAGAACATTTTTCACTTCTTGGCTTTTTTTCTGGACAAGCACCTTAATCCTTCATTACATACTTCGTATATTTTTTCACAAATGGGGACCCGTGGTCGCCGCAGTGGAAATGAAATGGTCTTTTTTATGGATTGCTGCCAGTCTGGGAGGTCTTTTAGCTCTCAGATTGCGTAAAGCATACGCTACTTTTGTCTTCGGCGTTGCTTTTTTCGGCTTTATCATCTTAGCCGGGGTCGCGTGA
- a CDS encoding ABC transporter ATP-binding protein: MEKNILKLKDIKKSYPVSSGILSLSKATVKAVNGVSFEVIRGETLGLVGESGCGKSTLARLLTGLESPDSGTLLFRDKEYKDWSTSQRGTMIQMVFQDPYSSLNPRQRIGSIISEGMRINKTGSTKEITKRVEELLIQVGLRPEYSKRYPHEFSGGQRQRVAIARAIAMNPDLIVCDEPVSALDVSVQAQVLNLLKNIQKEFSLSYVFISHDLSVVSHISDRVAVMYLGKIMEIAKTEDLYKNPLHPYTRILLDAVPIPDPTLQRENINIPEDMPNPISPPSGCPFNPRCPKAIDICSSSKPELVETESGHSVYCHLY; encoded by the coding sequence ATGGAAAAAAATATTCTCAAGCTGAAAGATATTAAAAAATCCTATCCTGTAAGCAGTGGCATTTTATCCTTATCAAAAGCGACTGTTAAAGCCGTAAACGGGGTAAGCTTTGAAGTTATAAGGGGCGAAACTCTTGGGCTTGTCGGCGAATCAGGTTGTGGGAAATCTACCCTTGCCAGATTACTCACCGGACTGGAGTCACCAGACTCCGGCACTCTTCTATTCCGTGACAAAGAATATAAGGATTGGTCAACCTCCCAGCGGGGAACAATGATTCAAATGGTTTTTCAAGATCCATACTCATCCCTTAACCCGCGACAGCGTATTGGCAGCATTATTTCAGAGGGGATGAGAATAAACAAAACCGGCTCAACAAAAGAAATAACTAAACGTGTTGAGGAATTGTTAATCCAAGTCGGACTGCGTCCAGAATACTCTAAACGCTATCCCCATGAATTTTCCGGTGGTCAGAGGCAACGCGTTGCTATAGCGAGAGCCATAGCCATGAATCCAGACCTTATCGTATGCGACGAGCCTGTTTCAGCATTGGATGTATCCGTGCAGGCGCAGGTTCTCAACTTATTAAAAAACATCCAAAAAGAATTTTCATTAAGCTATGTATTTATTTCTCATGACCTGTCAGTTGTCAGCCACATTAGTGACCGGGTGGCGGTAATGTATTTGGGAAAAATCATGGAGATCGCGAAGACAGAAGATCTTTATAAAAATCCGCTACATCCATATACACGCATTTTACTTGATGCGGTTCCAATTCCAGACCCGACCCTGCAACGTGAAAACATAAATATACCAGAAGACATGCCGAATCCTATTTCCCCGCCATCAGGATGTCCATTTAATCCTAGATGCCCTAAAGCTATTGATATCTGTTCAAGCAGCAAACCTGAATTAGTTGAGACAGAAAGTGGTCACTCCGTTTACTGCCACTTATATTAA
- the panD gene encoding aspartate 1-decarboxylase — protein MGNRCLLKSKIHRATITDANIDYEGSISIDVDLLERAGILPYERVDVLNVDNGERLTTYAIEGGKGEFCLNGAAAHKGKAGQKIIICTYVWLDEDELALHKPKVVLLGDGNKVKKA, from the coding sequence ATGGGCAATCGTTGCCTTTTGAAATCAAAAATTCATAGAGCCACAATAACCGATGCAAATATCGATTATGAAGGCTCCATTTCAATTGATGTAGATCTTTTAGAAAGAGCAGGGATTCTTCCCTATGAACGTGTTGATGTTTTAAATGTTGATAATGGGGAAAGACTTACCACTTACGCCATTGAGGGTGGTAAAGGTGAGTTTTGCTTAAACGGTGCTGCCGCTCATAAGGGCAAAGCCGGACAGAAAATAATTATCTGTACCTACGTCTGGCTGGATGAAGACGAGCTTGCCCTTCATAAGCCGAAAGTTGTTTTACTCGGTGATGGTAACAAGGTTAAGAAAGCTTAA
- the trmFO gene encoding methylenetetrahydrofolate--tRNA-(uracil(54)-C(5))-methyltransferase (FADH(2)-oxidizing) TrmFO, translating into MDKIAVIGGGLAGCECAMQLAKAEVPVFLYEMKPEKYSDVHHLPGLAELVCSNSLRSGELNTAVGVLKKEMESLDSVIMKAALQAKVPAGSALAVDREVFSELVTKMVDENKFVTIVHKEIVSLDDPELADFSKIVVCAGPLASEGLAESLMDKIGEQRLYFYDAIAPIVSRESVDMNIAFFGSRYKPEDDDYLNCPMTEEQYFTFLEELKKGERVVPREFEKEIHFEGCLPIEEMADRGDKTLSFGPLKPVGLIDPRTNEQAYAVVQLRAENKDRTAFNLVGFQTKLKYPEQKRIFRMIPGLEDVEFLRMGSIHRNTYVNAPEVLNDDLALNVDSRIHLAGQITGVEGYLESAACGLWVGLLLAEQAKGRTLPKPPAETSIGALLGHLREKKKNFQPSNVQFGLMPALNKRANKRVRKELYGKRAMELFDAWHLENFK; encoded by the coding sequence GTGGATAAAATTGCTGTGATCGGTGGAGGGCTGGCTGGTTGTGAATGTGCAATGCAGCTGGCTAAGGCTGAGGTTCCGGTTTTTCTATATGAGATGAAACCTGAAAAATATTCTGATGTGCACCATCTGCCCGGTCTGGCCGAACTGGTTTGTTCTAATTCTTTGCGCTCCGGTGAACTGAATACTGCTGTTGGAGTTCTCAAAAAAGAGATGGAATCTCTTGATTCGGTTATTATGAAAGCTGCTTTGCAAGCCAAGGTTCCTGCCGGCTCTGCTCTTGCGGTGGATCGCGAAGTTTTTTCAGAGCTTGTTACTAAAATGGTTGATGAGAATAAATTTGTTACCATCGTTCATAAAGAAATAGTATCTCTTGATGATCCAGAACTTGCTGATTTCTCCAAAATAGTTGTCTGCGCAGGCCCCTTGGCATCTGAAGGTCTGGCCGAAAGTTTAATGGATAAAATTGGCGAGCAGCGTCTATATTTTTATGATGCTATTGCACCTATTGTAAGTCGGGAATCAGTTGATATGAATATTGCTTTCTTCGGTTCTCGCTATAAGCCTGAAGATGACGACTATTTAAATTGTCCAATGACCGAAGAACAATATTTTACCTTTCTTGAAGAGTTGAAAAAAGGTGAGCGGGTAGTGCCTCGTGAGTTTGAAAAAGAAATTCATTTTGAAGGTTGCCTTCCAATTGAGGAAATGGCTGACCGGGGTGACAAGACGTTGTCTTTCGGTCCCCTCAAACCCGTTGGACTTATCGATCCCAGAACGAATGAGCAGGCTTATGCTGTAGTTCAACTGCGCGCCGAAAATAAGGATAGAACAGCTTTTAATCTTGTAGGTTTTCAGACTAAGCTTAAATATCCGGAACAGAAAAGAATTTTCCGCATGATCCCCGGGCTTGAGGATGTAGAATTTTTACGGATGGGGTCAATACATCGTAATACATATGTCAACGCGCCTGAGGTGCTAAATGATGATCTGGCCCTTAACGTTGATTCCCGTATCCACCTTGCCGGGCAGATAACAGGTGTTGAAGGATATCTCGAATCTGCTGCTTGCGGGCTATGGGTTGGACTGCTGCTGGCTGAACAGGCCAAGGGGCGGACTTTGCCAAAGCCTCCTGCTGAAACTTCTATAGGAGCATTACTTGGGCATTTGCGGGAGAAAAAAAAGAATTTTCAGCCTTCGAATGTTCAATTCGGACTCATGCCTGCTTTAAATAAACGTGCCAATAAAAGGGTTCGCAAAGAACTCTACGGGAAGCGGGCTATGGAATTATTCGATGCATGGCATTTAGAAAATTTTAAATAA